Proteins co-encoded in one Candidatus Thiodictyon syntrophicum genomic window:
- the aprB gene encoding adenylyl-sulfate reductase subunit beta has product MPTYVRTDKCDGCKGQDKTACMYICPHDLMALDKDGSATGHAMKAWNQEPEQCWECYSCVKICPQNAIEVRHYADIVPLGGSVQPLRGSDSIMWTIKFRNGTMKRFKFPIRTTAEGSIDPYGNKPMPKIADLGAPGVFTKEMMGGYRAGRPDELIRR; this is encoded by the coding sequence ATGCCGACCTATGTAAGAACCGACAAATGCGATGGGTGCAAGGGTCAGGACAAGACCGCCTGCATGTATATCTGCCCGCACGACCTGATGGCCCTGGACAAGGACGGCTCGGCCACCGGGCACGCCATGAAGGCCTGGAACCAGGAACCCGAGCAGTGTTGGGAGTGTTATTCCTGCGTCAAGATCTGTCCGCAAAACGCGATCGAGGTGCGCCATTACGCCGACATCGTGCCGCTGGGCGGTTCGGTCCAGCCGCTGCGCGGCTCCGACTCGATCATGTGGACCATCAAGTTCCGCAACGGCACCATGAAGCGCTTCAAATTCCCGATCCGCACCACCGCCGAAGGCTCGATTGATCCCTACGGCAACAAGCCCATGCCCAAGATCGCCGACCTCGGCGCCCCCGGCGTCTTCACCAAGGAAATGATGGGCGGCTATCGTGCCGGCCGGCCGGACGAACTGATCCGCCGCTGA
- the aprA gene encoding adenylyl-sulfate reductase subunit alpha — MSQGTFEDPTVVQEELDILLIGGGMACCGAAYEMMRWAEALKAETGTELKIKLVDKAAMDRSGAVAQGLSAINTYIGSEQDPADYARMVSNDLMGITRDDLAYDLGRNVDDSVHLFEEWGLPIWKTDADGVRHDGAESLKEGLPLLKDGGKPVRSGKWQIMINGESYKWIVAEAAKKALGLSRIEERIFIVKLINDKNDPSRIAGAVGFSVRTNTIHVYKAKAVLLAAGGCVNLFRPRSVGEGTGRAWYPVWNAGSTYAMAAEAGAEMTMMENRFVPARFKDGYGPVGAWFLLFKAKATNAYGEDYMVKNKEMLNDYPPYGQAAVPASCLRNHLMLKEMKEGRGPIYMDTVSALAKLRETLTPKEVKHLEAEAWEDFLDMCIGQCGIWVGENIEPEKKNSELIPTEPYLLGSHSGCCGIWVSGPTDVGAPTADEGDYDGVPAHLPRGWNWGYRSMTTVKGLFTAGDGVGASGHKFSSGSHTEGRLASKAMIQYALDNKDWTPELDTPVEQLATEIYQPVRNYLANKDYSTAIDINPNYITPKMLQFRLQKIMDEYVAGTSTYYNTNDKMLEVAEYKLGMLKEDSLKMRAKDLHELLRAWENYHRIITAEAHMKHIQFREESRYPGFYYRTDKNFVDEENWHCFVNSIYDKNTKQWTCFKRKHVDLVDKSKLFKAAAH, encoded by the coding sequence ATGTCACAAGGTACCTTTGAAGATCCCACCGTCGTCCAGGAAGAGCTGGACATCCTGCTGATCGGCGGCGGCATGGCCTGCTGCGGCGCGGCCTATGAGATGATGCGGTGGGCCGAGGCCCTCAAGGCCGAAACCGGCACTGAACTCAAGATCAAGCTGGTGGACAAGGCCGCGATGGACCGCTCCGGGGCCGTGGCCCAGGGACTGTCCGCGATCAACACCTACATCGGCTCCGAGCAGGACCCGGCCGACTATGCCCGCATGGTCTCCAACGACCTGATGGGCATCACCCGCGACGACCTGGCCTATGACCTGGGCCGCAATGTCGATGATTCGGTGCACCTGTTCGAGGAGTGGGGCCTGCCGATCTGGAAGACCGACGCCGACGGGGTGCGCCATGACGGTGCCGAGTCGCTCAAGGAAGGCCTGCCGCTGCTCAAAGACGGCGGCAAACCGGTGCGCTCGGGCAAATGGCAGATCATGATCAACGGCGAATCCTACAAGTGGATCGTCGCCGAGGCCGCCAAGAAGGCACTGGGCCTGTCACGCATCGAAGAACGCATCTTCATCGTCAAGCTGATCAACGACAAGAACGACCCCTCGCGCATTGCCGGCGCGGTCGGCTTCTCGGTGCGTACCAACACCATCCACGTCTATAAGGCCAAGGCCGTGCTGCTGGCGGCCGGCGGCTGCGTCAACCTGTTCCGCCCGCGCTCGGTGGGCGAAGGCACGGGGCGCGCCTGGTACCCGGTCTGGAACGCAGGCTCCACCTACGCCATGGCCGCCGAGGCCGGCGCCGAGATGACGATGATGGAAAACCGCTTCGTCCCCGCCCGCTTCAAGGACGGTTACGGCCCGGTCGGCGCCTGGTTCCTGCTCTTCAAGGCCAAGGCCACCAATGCCTACGGCGAAGACTATATGGTCAAGAACAAGGAGATGCTCAACGACTATCCGCCCTACGGCCAGGCCGCCGTACCCGCCTCCTGCCTGCGCAATCATCTGATGCTCAAGGAGATGAAGGAAGGGCGCGGCCCCATCTACATGGACACCGTCAGCGCCCTGGCCAAGCTGCGCGAGACCCTGACGCCCAAAGAGGTCAAGCACCTGGAAGCGGAGGCCTGGGAAGACTTCCTGGATATGTGTATCGGCCAGTGCGGCATCTGGGTCGGCGAGAACATCGAGCCCGAGAAGAAGAATTCCGAGCTGATCCCGACCGAACCCTACCTGCTCGGCTCGCACTCCGGCTGCTGCGGCATCTGGGTCTCGGGTCCGACCGACGTCGGTGCCCCCACCGCCGATGAAGGCGACTACGACGGCGTGCCGGCCCACCTGCCGCGCGGCTGGAACTGGGGCTATCGCTCCATGACCACGGTCAAGGGCCTGTTCACCGCCGGCGACGGCGTGGGCGCCTCCGGCCACAAGTTCTCCTCCGGTTCGCACACCGAGGGCCGGCTGGCCTCCAAGGCCATGATCCAGTACGCGCTGGACAACAAGGACTGGACGCCCGAGCTCGACACCCCGGTGGAACAGTTGGCGACCGAGATCTACCAACCGGTGCGCAACTACCTGGCAAACAAGGATTACAGTACCGCCATCGACATCAACCCCAACTACATCACGCCCAAGATGCTGCAGTTCCGCCTGCAGAAGATCATGGACGAGTATGTGGCCGGCACCTCCACCTACTACAACACCAACGACAAGATGCTGGAGGTGGCTGAATACAAGCTGGGGATGCTCAAGGAAGATTCGCTCAAGATGCGCGCCAAGGACCTGCACGAACTGCTGCGCGCCTGGGAGAACTACCACCGCATCATCACGGCGGAGGCCCACATGAAGCACATCCAGTTCCGCGAAGAGTCCCGCTATCCGGGCTTCTACTACCGCACCGACAAGAACTTTGTCGATGAGGAGAACTGGCATTGCTTCGTCAATTCCATCTACGACAAGAACACCAAGCAATGGACCTGCTTCAAGCGCAAGCACGTCGACCTGGTGGACAAGTCCAAGCTGTTCAAGGCCGCGGCCCACTAG
- the sat gene encoding sulfate adenylyltransferase yields MKLVDPHGGGDLLPLLLEGEELAQERRHAATLPSLRVSQREKGDLIMLGIGGFTPLTGFMSHTDWQGVCDGMRMASGLFWPIPITLSAAAAAADTIMIGGEIALTDPDDDSILATMRVTEKYAIDKLHECATVFQTTDPAHPGVTLVMQQGEVNLAGPVKVLSTGGFPEKYGDLFKTPKETRALFTALGWSRVAAFQTRNPMHRSHEYLAKVAIETCDGVLIHSLLGNLKPGDIPAEVRTKAIGTLVENYFVKNTVVQAGYPLDMRYAGPREALLHALFRQNYGCSHQIIGRDHAGVGTYYGPFDAQHIFDRLPVGALQTQPMKIDMTFWCYKCGGMATGRTCPHADADRLQVSGTQLRKSLSAGLDVPPEFSRAEVLTILREYYASLDSQ; encoded by the coding sequence ATGAAACTGGTTGATCCACATGGTGGGGGCGATTTGCTGCCACTGCTGCTCGAGGGCGAGGAACTCGCGCAGGAGCGTCGGCACGCGGCCACGCTGCCCAGTCTGCGCGTGAGTCAACGTGAGAAAGGCGACCTCATCATGCTGGGCATCGGCGGCTTCACGCCGCTGACCGGCTTCATGTCGCACACCGACTGGCAGGGCGTCTGCGATGGGATGAGAATGGCCTCCGGCCTGTTCTGGCCCATCCCGATCACCCTCTCGGCCGCCGCGGCGGCGGCCGATACCATCATGATCGGCGGCGAAATCGCCCTCACCGACCCGGATGACGACAGCATCCTGGCGACCATGCGTGTCACCGAAAAATACGCCATCGACAAGTTGCACGAATGCGCCACCGTGTTCCAGACCACCGACCCGGCGCACCCCGGCGTCACGCTGGTGATGCAACAAGGCGAGGTCAACCTCGCCGGCCCGGTCAAGGTGCTGTCCACCGGCGGCTTCCCCGAAAAATACGGCGACCTGTTCAAGACCCCGAAAGAGACCCGCGCGCTGTTCACCGCCCTGGGCTGGTCGCGGGTCGCGGCCTTCCAGACCCGCAATCCGATGCACCGCTCGCACGAGTATCTGGCCAAGGTCGCCATCGAGACCTGCGACGGCGTGCTGATTCACTCGCTGCTGGGCAACCTCAAACCCGGCGATATCCCGGCCGAGGTGCGCACCAAGGCCATCGGCACCCTGGTCGAAAACTACTTCGTCAAGAATACGGTCGTGCAGGCCGGCTACCCCCTCGACATGCGCTATGCCGGCCCGCGCGAAGCCCTGCTGCACGCGCTGTTTCGCCAGAACTACGGCTGCTCGCACCAGATCATCGGGCGCGACCATGCCGGCGTGGGCACCTATTATGGCCCGTTCGACGCCCAGCATATCTTCGACCGCCTGCCCGTCGGCGCCTTGCAGACCCAGCCCATGAAGATCGATATGACCTTCTGGTGCTACAAGTGCGGCGGCATGGCCACCGGGCGCACCTGCCCCCATGCCGATGCCGACCGGCTGCAGGTGTCCGGTACCCAGTTGCGCAAGTCGCTGTCCGCCGGACTCGACGTGCCGCCCGAGTTCAGCCGTGCGGAGGTGCTCACGATTCTGCGTGAATACTACGCCAGCCTTGACAGCCAGTGA
- a CDS encoding DUF4351 domain-containing protein, producing the protein MQYVTTAERIGIKKGRQEGRREGQRELLEQLLAVRFGPLPDLVEARLAGAESVQLAAWFQRGLTAPTLDAVFEPT; encoded by the coding sequence ATGCAATACGTGACCACTGCTGAGCGCATCGGGATCAAGAAGGGCCGGCAAGAGGGCCGGCGAGAGGGCCAACGTGAGTTGTTGGAGCAACTGCTGGCGGTGCGGTTTGGACCCTTGCCGGACCTGGTGGAGGCGCGGTTGGCGGGAGCCGAGTCGGTCCAGTTGGCCGCCTGGTTTCAGCGGGGGTTGACCGCGCCGACGTTGGATGCGGTGTTCGAGCCGACGTGA
- a CDS encoding CoB--CoM heterodisulfide reductase iron-sulfur subunit B family protein codes for MAKKEYAFYPGCSSQRKASAANLQTSVASLCKALDITLTEIPDWNCCSASIAYAGGGELERLVLNARNFTLAAKHLPGQDIVATCAACWLNARESKEKIDGSEQLKAEANEALKEAGLNYQGSGPVRHMVEVLIEDFGYEDLKRRVVKPLGGIKCAGYVGCQTNRPFGIAGESFENPLYLDHLMEAVGAEALTAYDQKVTCCGGALAFSEPDKSQKQMRDVVQSAYDHGAEMIVTPCPLCQANVEVYQSEINRKHGTKFNLPVLYYSQLLTVAYGGSVKEAGLDGHIIAPTKLKEIAAKK; via the coding sequence ATGGCCAAGAAGGAATACGCGTTCTACCCCGGCTGCTCCTCGCAGCGCAAGGCCTCCGCGGCCAACCTCCAGACCTCGGTCGCCTCGCTGTGCAAGGCCCTGGACATCACGCTGACCGAGATCCCGGACTGGAACTGCTGCAGCGCCTCGATCGCCTATGCCGGCGGCGGTGAACTGGAGCGCCTGGTCCTGAACGCGCGCAACTTCACCCTGGCGGCCAAGCACCTGCCCGGGCAGGACATCGTGGCCACCTGCGCCGCCTGCTGGCTCAATGCCCGCGAGTCGAAGGAGAAGATCGACGGCAGCGAGCAACTCAAGGCCGAGGCCAACGAGGCGCTGAAAGAGGCCGGGTTGAACTACCAGGGCAGCGGTCCGGTGCGCCATATGGTCGAGGTATTGATCGAGGACTTCGGCTACGAGGACCTCAAGCGGCGGGTGGTCAAGCCGCTCGGCGGCATCAAGTGTGCCGGTTATGTCGGCTGCCAGACCAACCGCCCCTTCGGGATCGCCGGGGAATCCTTCGAGAACCCCCTGTACCTCGACCACCTGATGGAGGCCGTCGGCGCTGAGGCACTGACGGCCTACGACCAGAAGGTCACCTGTTGCGGCGGCGCGCTGGCCTTCTCGGAACCGGACAAGAGCCAGAAGCAGATGCGCGACGTCGTCCAATCCGCCTACGACCACGGCGCCGAGATGATCGTCACGCCCTGTCCCCTGTGCCAGGCCAATGTCGAGGTCTACCAGTCCGAGATCAACCGCAAGCACGGCACCAAGTTCAACCTGCCGGTGCTCTATTACTCGCAACTGCTGACCGTGGCCTACGGCGGCTCCGTCAAGGAGGCCGGGCTCGATGGGCATATCATTGCGCCGACCAAGTTGAAAGAGATTGCGGCCAAGAAGTAA
- the soeA gene encoding sulfite dehydrogenase subunit SoeA, whose translation MQDPTTHSDASVGRVEVKETTCYMCACRCGIRVHLRDGEIRYIEGNPDHPLNHGVICAKGSSGIMKQYSPARLTRPLRRKPGAERGTSQFEEISWEEAFELLTRRLGKLRAEDPKRFALFTGRDQMQALTGLFAKQFGTPNYAAHGGFCSVNMAAGMIYTIGGSFWEFGGPDLDRAKLFVMIGTAEDHHSNPLKIAISKFKRQGGRFISINPIRTGYSAIADEWVPIKPGTDGALLLALIHELIVLGLYDRDFLIQYSNAAELVVDDPARADHGLFRRVDADVDRACVDPENKLWWDRRTGAVLTHTQGADPHLMGSYILEDGTPVKPAFQLLKERVAECTPEWAQTITGIPAATIRRLAHEMGVTARDQKIELPIPWTDCWDNEHATVTGNPVAFHAMRGLAAHSNGFHSTRTLAILMSILGTIDRPGGFRHKAPYPRPIPPCPKPPTGPECVKPNTPLDGMPLGWPARPEDLFVDAQGEAVRLDKAFSWEYPLAVHGLMHNVITNAWRGDPYPIDTLFLFMANMAWNSTMNTVEVRRMLTDKGVEGQYKIPFLVVCDTFSSETVAFADLVLPDTSYLERHDCLSMLDRPISEFDGPVDSVRIPVLPPKGECRPFQDVLIELGSRLKLPAFVREDGSRKFRDYPDFIVNYETSPGSGIGFLAGWRGKDGDKFLKGEPNPLQWERYAEHGCFYHHELPRSYQYMRNWNQGYLHWSHVHGITRYSDPILIHIYSEVLQRFRLAAQGKRPGRRPPERLARRVETYFDPLPFYYEPLENGCVDTERYPLNALTQRPMAMYHSWDSQNAWLRQIHSHNYLFVSPRVGAANGFGDGDWIWVESAHGKVRCMCRFSEAVEPGTVWTWNAIGKAAGAWSLGQQADESRKGFLLNHLISEELPADASGGHYSNADPVTGQAAWFDVRVRVYKAGADEPKETSPQFPPMPILPGQEPRRGRWQAYVAGLFAKKVR comes from the coding sequence ATGCAAGACCCCACCACCCACTCGGACGCCAGCGTCGGCCGGGTCGAGGTCAAAGAGACCACATGCTACATGTGCGCCTGCCGCTGCGGCATCCGGGTGCACCTGCGCGACGGGGAGATCCGCTACATCGAGGGTAACCCCGACCACCCGCTGAACCACGGGGTGATCTGCGCCAAGGGCTCGTCGGGCATCATGAAACAATATTCCCCGGCGCGTCTTACCCGGCCGCTGCGGCGCAAGCCCGGGGCGGAGCGGGGTACCTCGCAGTTCGAGGAGATTTCCTGGGAGGAGGCCTTTGAACTGCTGACGCGGCGACTGGGCAAACTCCGGGCGGAGGACCCCAAACGCTTCGCGCTCTTCACCGGGCGCGACCAGATGCAGGCCTTGACCGGCCTCTTCGCCAAGCAGTTCGGCACCCCCAACTACGCCGCCCACGGGGGCTTCTGCTCCGTGAACATGGCCGCGGGGATGATCTACACCATCGGCGGCTCCTTCTGGGAGTTCGGCGGACCGGATCTCGACCGCGCCAAACTGTTCGTGATGATCGGCACCGCCGAGGACCACCACAGCAATCCGCTCAAGATCGCCATCTCCAAGTTCAAGCGGCAGGGCGGTCGCTTCATCTCGATCAACCCCATCCGCACCGGTTACTCGGCCATCGCCGACGAGTGGGTGCCGATCAAACCGGGGACCGACGGCGCCCTGCTGCTCGCCCTCATCCACGAGCTGATCGTGCTCGGGCTCTATGACCGGGACTTCCTGATCCAGTACAGCAACGCCGCGGAGCTGGTGGTGGACGACCCCGCACGGGCCGACCACGGGCTCTTCCGGCGGGTCGACGCCGACGTGGACCGGGCCTGTGTCGACCCCGAGAACAAGCTCTGGTGGGATCGCCGCACCGGCGCCGTCCTCACCCACACCCAGGGCGCCGATCCGCACCTGATGGGCAGCTATATCCTGGAGGACGGCACCCCGGTCAAGCCTGCCTTTCAACTCTTGAAGGAGCGGGTGGCCGAGTGCACGCCGGAGTGGGCCCAGACCATCACCGGCATCCCGGCCGCGACCATCCGGCGCCTGGCGCACGAGATGGGCGTGACGGCGCGCGATCAGAAGATCGAGCTGCCGATCCCCTGGACCGACTGCTGGGACAACGAGCACGCCACCGTGACCGGCAACCCGGTCGCCTTCCACGCCATGCGCGGTCTGGCCGCCCACTCTAACGGTTTCCACAGCACCCGCACGCTCGCCATCCTGATGAGCATCCTGGGGACCATCGACCGGCCCGGCGGTTTTCGCCACAAGGCCCCCTATCCGCGGCCCATCCCGCCCTGTCCCAAGCCCCCGACCGGTCCCGAGTGCGTCAAGCCCAACACCCCGCTCGACGGGATGCCGCTCGGCTGGCCCGCCCGACCGGAGGACCTGTTCGTGGACGCGCAGGGGGAGGCGGTGCGCCTCGACAAGGCCTTCTCCTGGGAGTATCCGCTCGCCGTTCATGGGTTGATGCACAACGTCATCACCAACGCCTGGCGCGGTGACCCCTATCCGATCGACACCCTGTTCCTGTTCATGGCCAACATGGCCTGGAATTCGACCATGAATACGGTCGAGGTCCGCCGGATGCTGACCGACAAGGGCGTGGAGGGACAGTACAAGATCCCCTTCCTGGTGGTCTGCGACACCTTCTCCTCGGAGACCGTCGCCTTCGCGGACCTGGTGCTGCCCGACACCAGCTACCTGGAACGCCACGATTGTCTCTCCATGCTGGACCGCCCGATCTCCGAGTTCGACGGCCCGGTGGACTCGGTGCGCATCCCGGTGCTGCCCCCCAAGGGCGAGTGTCGGCCCTTTCAGGACGTGCTGATCGAACTGGGCTCGCGGCTCAAGCTGCCCGCCTTCGTGCGCGAGGACGGCAGCCGCAAGTTCCGCGATTACCCCGACTTCATCGTCAACTACGAGACCTCCCCGGGCTCGGGCATCGGCTTCCTGGCCGGTTGGCGGGGCAAGGACGGCGACAAGTTCCTCAAGGGTGAACCCAATCCGCTGCAGTGGGAGCGCTACGCCGAGCACGGCTGTTTCTACCACCACGAGTTGCCGCGCTCCTACCAATACATGCGCAACTGGAACCAGGGCTATCTGCACTGGTCGCACGTCCACGGCATCACCCGGTACTCGGACCCCATCCTGATCCATATCTATTCCGAGGTGCTGCAGCGCTTCCGCCTGGCTGCCCAGGGCAAGCGGCCCGGCCGGCGGCCCCCGGAGCGGCTGGCGCGGCGCGTCGAGACCTATTTCGACCCCTTGCCCTTCTACTACGAGCCCCTGGAGAATGGGTGCGTGGACACCGAGCGCTATCCGCTCAACGCCCTGACCCAGAGGCCCATGGCCATGTACCACTCCTGGGACAGCCAGAACGCCTGGCTGCGCCAGATCCACAGCCACAACTACCTCTTTGTCAGCCCGCGGGTCGGGGCGGCCAACGGGTTCGGCGACGGGGACTGGATCTGGGTGGAGTCCGCCCATGGCAAGGTGCGCTGCATGTGCCGCTTCTCCGAGGCCGTGGAACCCGGCACCGTCTGGACCTGGAACGCCATCGGCAAGGCCGCCGGCGCCTGGAGTCTGGGCCAGCAGGCGGACGAATCCCGCAAGGGTTTCCTGCTCAATCACCTGATCAGCGAGGAACTCCCCGCCGACGCGAGCGGCGGTCACTATTCCAATGCCGACCCGGTGACCGGACAGGCGGCCTGGTTCGATGTGCGGGTGCGGGTCTACAAGGCCGGTGCCGACGAACCCAAAGAGACCTCCCCCCAGTTTCCGCCCATGCCCATACTGCCCGGTCAGGAGCCCCGCCGCGGCAGGTGGCAGGCGTATGTCGCGGGGTTGTTCGCTAAGAAAGTGCGTTAG
- a CDS encoding YkgJ family cysteine cluster protein, with amino-acid sequence MQDAQPLPFPGSPVVPQTFDDGKVIQFQCRPGISCWNACCSNIDISLTPYDILRLKHRFAISSGEFLRDYTVPYEMEQDSIAGVKLRPVADGTACRFMTPAGCSVYADRPTACRYYPVALLSLRRQDEYTDRSSYALVEEPHCLGHQEPRPISVADYRKEQGLEDYDDAARGWRQLILKKKSSGPSIGKPSKRSLELFFMVCYDLDRFSQFVASDGFSDIYDLPAEELKNILCDDLELMQFGFRFLRQVLFGEETIPLRREAAEQRRLRHMERQQRLATEAAARRAMEQDEMYEDPAE; translated from the coding sequence ATGCAAGATGCCCAGCCCCTCCCCTTCCCCGGCAGCCCGGTGGTCCCGCAAACCTTTGACGACGGCAAGGTCATCCAATTCCAGTGCCGCCCCGGCATTTCCTGCTGGAATGCCTGCTGCAGCAATATCGACATCTCCCTGACCCCCTACGACATCCTGCGCCTGAAGCACCGCTTCGCCATCAGTTCCGGCGAATTCCTGCGGGACTATACGGTCCCCTACGAGATGGAGCAGGACAGCATCGCCGGCGTCAAACTGCGCCCCGTCGCCGATGGCACGGCCTGCCGCTTCATGACCCCCGCGGGCTGCAGCGTCTACGCAGACCGCCCGACCGCCTGCCGCTATTACCCGGTCGCGCTGCTGTCGCTGCGCCGCCAGGACGAATACACCGACCGCTCCTCCTACGCCCTGGTCGAAGAGCCGCACTGTCTCGGTCACCAGGAGCCGCGCCCCATCAGCGTCGCCGACTACCGCAAGGAACAGGGGCTGGAAGACTATGACGATGCGGCGCGCGGCTGGCGCCAATTGATCCTGAAGAAGAAATCGTCCGGCCCCAGCATCGGCAAACCATCCAAGCGCAGCCTGGAACTCTTCTTCATGGTCTGCTACGACCTCGACCGCTTCAGCCAATTCGTCGCCAGCGACGGCTTCAGCGACATCTACGACCTGCCGGCCGAGGAGTTGAAGAACATCCTCTGCGACGATCTGGAGTTGATGCAGTTCGGCTTCCGCTTTCTGCGCCAGGTCCTGTTCGGCGAAGAGACCATCCCATTGCGGCGCGAAGCGGCCGAACAGCGCCGTCTGCGGCACATGGAGCGACAGCAGCGCCTCGCGACCGAGGCGGCGGCGCGCCGGGCCATGGAGCAGGACGAGATGTATGAGGACCCGGCTGAGTAA